In Periplaneta americana isolate PAMFEO1 chromosome 3, P.americana_PAMFEO1_priV1, whole genome shotgun sequence, the following are encoded in one genomic region:
- the LOC138696879 gene encoding electron transfer flavoprotein beta subunit lysine methyltransferase-like isoform X3 yields the protein MKTMASGSLVHFTTSRLIKQHTVISTDHMTPEIKLHLITPSCELWTANADNIAFKDPFWAFYWPGGQAVARFLLDNPQVTCGLRVLDVGSGSGACAIAAAKSGARTVTANDIDPVAATAIKMNAALNSVSIDVCTENLIGKSCHKWDCILLGDMFYDAEFAGLLFKWLKNMSHRGKVVLLGDPGRQAFKNIKDNSLTLAASYSLSEESNLENRGFTDACIWKLS from the exons ATGAAAACTATGGCGAGTGGATCATTGGTGCATTTCACCACTTCAAGACTTATTAAGCAGCACACAGTGATCTCTACAGACCACATGACTCCTGAAATCAAACTTCATTTGATTACTCCATCATGTGAACTTTGGACAGCAAATGCCGACAATATTGCATTTAAAGATCCTTTTTGGGCTTTTTATTGGCCTGGGGGACAGGCTGTTGCCAG ATTTCTGCTGGATAACCCACAAGTGACATGTGGCCTGCGAGTATTGGATGTGGGCAGTGGAAGTGGAGCCTGTGCCATTGCTGCTGCCAAGAGTGGCGCACGCACAGTGACAGCAAATGACATTGATCCAG TTGCTGCTAcagcaattaagatgaatgctgcTCTGAATTCTGTCAGTATAGACGTGTGCACTGAAAACCTTATTGGAAAGAGTTGTCATAAATGGGACTGCATTTTACTTGGTGATATGTTCTATGATGCTGAGTTTGCCGGGTTACTTTTCAAGTGGTTGAAAAATATGAGTCATCGGGGAAAAGTTGTCCTGCTTGGTGACCCAGGAAGACAAGCCTTTAAGAACATCAAGGACAACTCTCTGACTTTGGCAGCCAGCTACTCTCTTAGTGAGGAATCAAACCTGGAAAACAGAGGCTTCACAGATGCTTGCATATGGAAATTGAGCTGA
- the LOC138696879 gene encoding electron transfer flavoprotein beta subunit lysine methyltransferase-like isoform X2 — MFIMASLRRLSMKTMASGSLVHFTTSRLIKQHTVISTDHMTPEIKLHLITPSCELWTANADNIAFKDPFWAFYWPGGQAVARFLLDNPQVTCGLRVLDVGSGSGACAIAAAKSGARTVTANDIDPVAATAIKMNAALNSVSIDVCTENLIGKSCHKWDCILLGDMFYDAEFAGLLFKWLKNMSHRGKVVLLGDPGRQAFKNIKDNSLTLAASYSLSEESNLENRGFTDACIWKLS, encoded by the exons TTTGAGAAGACTGAGTATGAAAACTATGGCGAGTGGATCATTGGTGCATTTCACCACTTCAAGACTTATTAAGCAGCACACAGTGATCTCTACAGACCACATGACTCCTGAAATCAAACTTCATTTGATTACTCCATCATGTGAACTTTGGACAGCAAATGCCGACAATATTGCATTTAAAGATCCTTTTTGGGCTTTTTATTGGCCTGGGGGACAGGCTGTTGCCAG ATTTCTGCTGGATAACCCACAAGTGACATGTGGCCTGCGAGTATTGGATGTGGGCAGTGGAAGTGGAGCCTGTGCCATTGCTGCTGCCAAGAGTGGCGCACGCACAGTGACAGCAAATGACATTGATCCAG TTGCTGCTAcagcaattaagatgaatgctgcTCTGAATTCTGTCAGTATAGACGTGTGCACTGAAAACCTTATTGGAAAGAGTTGTCATAAATGGGACTGCATTTTACTTGGTGATATGTTCTATGATGCTGAGTTTGCCGGGTTACTTTTCAAGTGGTTGAAAAATATGAGTCATCGGGGAAAAGTTGTCCTGCTTGGTGACCCAGGAAGACAAGCCTTTAAGAACATCAAGGACAACTCTCTGACTTTGGCAGCCAGCTACTCTCTTAGTGAGGAATCAAACCTGGAAAACAGAGGCTTCACAGATGCTTGCATATGGAAATTGAGCTGA